The window CGGGCGCTGTGATATCTTACCCCCCTCGCTTCGCGCAGCCGGGGGCCTGGGGAGGCGTCGCCGGCTTCAGCGCGCGTCATCCATTTCCGTAAATCAAGGCTGACCTATGCAGCGGCTCTATCGTAAACGCATCGTCCTGGGCGTCGGCGGCGGCATCGCTGCCTACAAGAGCGCCGAACTGGTTCGCCGCCTGCGCGATCAGGGCGCCGAGGTGCGTGTCGTGATGACCCAGGGCGGCCGCGAGTTCATCACCCCGCTTACCCTCCAGGCGCTGTCCGGCCATCCGGTGCACCTGGACCTGCTCGACCCCGCAGCAGAAGCGGCCATGGGCCATATCGAGCTGGCCCGCTGGGCCGACCTGGTGCTGATCGCCCCGGCCACCGCCGACCTGATGGCGCGCCTGGCCCAGGGCATCGCCAACGACCTGCTGACCACCCTGGTGCTCGCCACCGACGCGCAGATCGCCCTCGCCCCGGCCATGAACCAGGCCATGTGGCGCGACCCGGCCACCCAGGTGAATGCCGAACTGCTGCGCTCGCGCGGTCTGCACTTCTTCGGCCCCGCCGCCGGCAGCCAGGCCTGCGGCGATGTCGGCCCCGGCCGCATGCTGGAAGCCGAAGAGCTGGCACAACGCGCCGCCGACTGCTTCGAATTCAAGGACCTGACCGGCCAGCACGTACTGATCACCGCAGGCCCCACCCAGGAAAACATCGACCCGGTGCGCTACATCACCAACCACAGCTCCGGAAAGATGGGCTTCGCCCTGGCCGAAGCCGCGGCCGAAGCCGGTGCCCGCGTGACCCTGGTGACCGGTCCGGTGCACCTGCCCACGCCCGACCGGGTCAACCGCGTCGACGTGGTCAGCGCCCGCGACATGCTCGCCGCCTGCGAGGCCGCGATGCCGGCGGACATCCTGATCGCCGCCGCCGCCGTGGCCGACTACCGCCCGGAAGTGGTCGCGTCGCAGAAGCTCAAGAAAGACCCCACCAAAGGCGACGGCCTGCTGTTGCAGCTGGTACGCAACCCGGACATCCTCGCCACCCTCGCGCAGCGCAGCGACCGCCCGTTCAGCGTCGGCTTCGCCGCCGAGACCGAGAACCTGCTCGAGTACGCCTCGCGCAAGCTCAAGGACAAGAATCTCGACCTGATCGTGGCCAACGACGTGGCGAATCCGTCGATCGGCTTCAACAGTGAAGAGAACGCCATCACGGTCATCGACCGCGGGCTGCACGAAACTGCGTTCGCCCAGACCAGCAAGGGCAAGATCGCCCGCCAGCTGATCGCCTTCATCGCTGACCGCACCAAACGACACTGAGAACTCAATGCACTCTCTGCAAGCCAAGATCCTCGACCCCCGCCTGGGCAACGAATTCCCGTTGCCGCAGTACGCCACCCCGGGTTCCGCCGGCCTCGACCTGCGCGCCATGCTCAAGGAAGACCTGGTCCTCGAACCGGGCCAGACCGTGCTGATCCCCAGCGGCCTGTCGATCTACATCGCCGATCCGGGCCTGGCCGCGATGATCCTGCCGCGCTCGGGCCTGGGCCATAAGCACGGCATCGTGCTGGGTAACCTGGTCGGACTGATCGATTCGGACTACCAGGGCGAGCTGATGGTCTCCTGCTGGAACCGCGGCCAGAGCGCCTTCAACATCGCCGTGGGCGAGCGCATCGCGCAACTGGTGCTGGTGCCGGTGGTGCAGGCGCACTTCGAGCTGGTCGAAACCTTCGACGAAACCCAGCGCGGCGCCGGCGGTTTCGGACATTCGGGCAGCCACTGATCGCTCACTTCAGGATGAATCGCCGAGGAGACGTTGCATGAAACTTTTCCAACGCACCGCCAAGGACGCAGGTGACCTGCCGGAGATCGTACCGGCAGGCAAGGCCAGCAAGCGCGCGCCCGCCGCCGCAAAGGTCGATCTGAAGCCCCTGGTGCCCGCGATAGGCGCCACCGCTGCCGGTGTCGCCGCCGCTGGCGCCCTGCTCTGGTTCAGCCTGTTCGGCAGTGCCGAGCAGGTTCATCGCCAGCAACTGGCCAGCGCCTGGTCGGAAAACCAGGCCGGCGCCCTGCGCCAATCGCTGAATCAGCTGGCCGCCGACAGTCGCACCATCGCCGGCAACCCGGAGCTGCTGCCGACGCTGCAGAGCAATGACCCCACCCGCATCGCCGCGCTGGAAAAAGCCCTCGCACAATGGCGTCTGGACGGCCTGGTGGACGTCCACCTGAACGCCAACGGCCAGGCCGCGCAGGACAGCCAGCGCCCCGGCCCGCTCAACTACGCGGTGCTGGACATGCTGCACCGCGTCGAAAGTGGCCAGGTGGTCGCCCCGGAGGCCTACAAGGTCGGTCAGCGCTGGCTCCTCTACAGCGCCACCGCACTGCGCGCCGCGGACAACTCGATCCAGGGCAGCCTGCTGCTGGTGTTCGATCTGCAACGCCTGCTCAATGGCCTGCCATCGATGCCCGCCGATGTCGGCCAACTGCAACTGGCCCAGCAATTCGGCAATTCGCCGGCGCAAGTGCTGCTGCAGTCCGGCCAGGCCGCCGACGCTCCAGCGCAACCGCTCAGTAGCGGCAATCCGAACTGGAAGCTCAGCTTCACCGCAGGCCCGGCCCTGGTCGCACCGCTCTACTCCCCCGTCCTGCTCGGTCTCGCCGCCCTGCTCGCCCTGGCCGGCTCGCTGCTCGGCGCCTATCTCGCGCAGAGCGGCCTGCAGCGCCGTGTGAACAAGGACGCCCAGACCCTCGGCCAGTTCGCTCAGGAACTCGCCGGCCAACGCACTGCCAAAGTTCCTGAGCTGAGCCTGCCAAGTCTGCAGGCCGTAGCTCAGGCGCTGGCCCGCCAACCACGTCGCAAAGCCGAAACCCCCGGTGCCAGCAGCGCCGACGCTCCCGCCCAACCGGCCCCCGTGGCCACCCCGGCGCGCGCCCCGGCTGCTGCCACCGAGACGCCATTGGTCGACCCGCAATTCCAGAGCACCGACATTCTGGATATCGACATACTTGATGAAGACCAGGACCTCCTGGGATTGGAGCAAACCACCGCTATGAGCACGCCTAAAGCCCCGCAACTGCCCGCCAGTATCTTCCGCGCCTACGACATCCGTGGCGTGGTCGGCGATACCCTGACCGCCGAGACCGCCTACTGGGTGGGTCGAGCCATCGGCTCCGAGAGCCTGGCGCGCGGCGAACCGAACGTCAGCGTCGGCCGCGATGGCCGCCTGTCCGGTCCCGAGCTGGTGCAGCAACTGATCCAGGGCCTGCTCGATTGCGGCTGCAACGTCACCGACATCGGCATGGTGCCGACCCCGGTGCTGTACTACGCGGCCAACGTCCTGGAAGGCAAGTCGGGCGTGATGCTCACCGGCAGCCACAACCCGCCGAACTACAACGGCTTCAAGATCGTCGTCGCCGGCGAAACCCTGGCCAACGAACAGATCCAGGCCCTGCGCGAGCGCATCGAGAAGAACGACCTGGCCACCGGCGTGGGCAGCGTGCAGCAACTCGACATCCTGCCGCGCTACTTCCAGCAGATTCGCGATGACATCGCCGTGGCCAAGCCGCTGAAAGTGGTGGTGGACTGCGGCAACGGCGTGGCCGGCGTGATCGCCCCGCAGCTGATCGAAGCCCTGGGCTGCACCGTGATCCCGCTGTACTGCGACGTCGACGGCACCTTCCCCAACCACCACCCGGACCCGGGCAAGCCCGAAAACCTGGAAGACCTGATCGCCAAGGTCAAGGAAACCGGCGCCGACATCGGCCTGGCCTTCGACGGCGATGGCGACCGTGTGGGCGTGGTGACCAACGAAGGTACCATCATCTACCCGGACCGCCTGCTGATGCTGTTCGCCAAGGACGTGGTCTCGCGCAACCCAGGCGCCGACATCATCTTCGACGTGAAATGCACCCGTCGCCTGATCTCGCTGATCAGCGGCTACGGCGGCCGTCCGGTGATGTGGAAGACCGGTCACTCGCTGATCAAGAAGAAGATGAAGGAAACCGGCGCCCTGCTCGCCGGCGAGATGAGCGGCCACATCTTCTTCAAGGAGCGCTGGTTCGGCTTCGACGACGGCATCTACAGCGCCGCGCGCCTGCTGGAAATCATCAGCCAGGACAAGCGTGACGCCGAGCGCGTGTTCTCCGCCTTCCCGCTGGACATCTCCACCCCGGAAATCAACATCACCGTCACCGACGAGGGCAAGTTCGCCCTGATCGAGGCGCTGCAGGCCCGCGGCCAGTGGGGCGAAGCCAACCTCACCACCCTCGACGGCGTGCGCGTGGATTACCCTAAAGGCTGGGGCCTGGTACGCGCCTCCAACACCACGCCGGTGCTGGTGCTGCGCTTCGAGGCGGACACCCAGGACGAACTGGAACGCATCAAGGACGTGTTCCGCACCCAGCTGAAAGCGGTCGACCCCGCCCTCAGCCTGCCCTTTTGACCTATTTGCCGGAGCCCACCATGACCCAGAGCCGCGATGACGCCGCCCAGGTTGCCCGCGTCCTTGCCGAAGCCCTGCCCTATATCCGCCGGTTCGTCGGCAAGACGCTGGTGATCAAGTACGGCGGCAACGCCATGGAAACGGACGAGCTGAAGAACAGCTTCGCCCGCGACGTGGTGCTGATGAAAGCCGTCGGCATCAACCCGGTGGTGGTTCATGGTGGCGGGCCGCAGATCGGTGACCTGCTCAGCCGCCTGTCGATCGAGAGCCACTTCATCGATGGCATGCGCGTCACCGACGCGCAGACCATGGACGTGGTGGAGATGGTCCTCGGCGGCCAGGTGAACAAGGACATCGTCAACCTGATCAACCGTCATGGCGGCAGCGCCATCGGCCTGACCGGCAAGGACGCCGAGCTGATCCGCGCGAAGAAGCTCACCGTCACCCGCCAGACGCCGGAAATGACCACGCCGGAAATCATCGACATCGGCCACGTGGGCGAAGTCACCGGGGTCAACGTCGACCTGCTGAACATGCTGGTGCAGGGCGACTTCATCCCGGTCATCGCGCCGATCGGCGTCGGCGCCAACGGCGAGTCCTACAACATCAACGCTGACCTGGTGGCCGGCAAGGTGGCCGAGGCGCTGAAGGCCGAGAAGCTGATGCTGCTCACCAACATCGCCGGCCTGATGGACAAGCAGGGCCAGGTGCTCACCGGCCTGACCACCGAGCAGGTCAACGCACTGATCGCCGACGGCACCATCTACGGCGGCATGCTGCCGAAGATCCGCTGTGCCCTGGAAGCGGTGCAGGGCGGCGTGACCAGCGCGCACATCATCGATGGCCGCGTGCCCAACGCCGTACTGCTGGAGATCTTCACCGACAGCGGCGTCGGCACCCTGATCACCAACCGCAAGCACCACTGATCAAGACACCCGCCAGGAGCGATCCTCGCGGGTGTTTTTCTGCCTGTTCGAGGCCTCATCAGACGCCAATACCCAGCCTCGAACAGGTCTTCAGGAGTTTGTCTGACATGGCCGCGTCTCCCGTTTCACGCAACGATTTCAGCTTCTTCCACGGCCTGCGCGTGCGCTGGTCGGAGGTCGACCCGCAAGGGATCGTCTTCAACGGCAACTACCTGACCTACGCCGACGTCGCCACCACCGAGTACTACCGCCACCTGGGCGTGAGCTACCCAGCCGACCTGCTGCGCGGCGGCGGCGATCTGTTCGCGGTGAAAACCACCCTGGAATACCTGGCGCCGGCGCACTTCGACGACTGGCTGGAGCTGGGTGTGCGAGTGAGCCGCCTGGGCCGCAGCAGCCTGACTTTCCAGCTAGGAATCTGGTGCGACGAGCAGCTGCTGACGCTGGGTGAACTGATCTACGCCTATGCCGGCGAGGACCGCACCAGCCAGCCCTTGCCGGACTGGTTGCGCGGGAAGATCAACGAATTCGAACGGTGTACGCCGCAGCAGTGAGCCGCAAGGCTCAGTGGGAAGCGCCGAGCAATTGCGCCACCCGCGCGCGGTCGGCGGCAAAGCTGGCGATAGCCTGTTCGCGCAGTTGCTGATAGCGGTTGATGTCCTGCTCCAGGCGCTTTTCCTCATCGCGCAGGTCGGACAACTGGGCCTCCAGCTCGGCCGGCACCTGGCGGCCGGCACGCTCCTGGTCGGCGGCCCGCGCCTGCAGGGTGGCATGCTGCGACTTGAGCGCCTGCAGGTTGCCCTTGGACACGCTGGACAAGGCGTCCAGCTCCGTCAGTTTGCGGTCACGGGCGAGATCCACATCCTTCACGCTGGTGTACAGACGCAGCAGCTGCGCGTCGGAATTGGCGCGCGCGGCATCGGCCTTGCGCTGCTGGATCTCGGCGGGCGTCGGCGCCGGCGGTACCACACGGATCACGCGGCCCTGATCGTTGAGCACCTCGTAGCCCTTGCCAATGTATTCCGACGGCACGCCCTGGCGGTCGATGACAATCCCGCCCTTGTCGTCGACGTAGCGATACAGCTCGACCGAAGAGCCCTTGGGCTCCACGGCCAGCGCCTGGGTCGCAAGCATGGCTCCCAGAAGTCCGATCAATACCCTCAAAGCACCCTGCTCGGCCATGCCCGACACCTTGTTCCGGTTAGATACCGTACTGCGCGCGATACGCCTCGACAGCAGCCAGGTGCTGTTTCAGCTGTGCATCACCTGCAAGATATTCCAGCACTTGCTCCAGCGACACAATGCTGACGACCGGGATGGAGAAGTCGCGCTCGACCTCCTGGATCGCCGACAGCTCGCCCTTGCCGCGTTCCTGGCGGTTCAGCGCGATCAGTACGCCGGCCGCCTGGGCGCCCTGTGCGTCGATGATCTGCATGACCTCGCGGATGGCGGTGCCAGCGGTGATCACGTCATCGATGATCAGCGCGCGGCCGGTCAGCGGAGCGCCGACCAGGGTGCCGCCCTCGCCGTGATCCTTGGCTTCCTTGCGGTTGAAGCACCAGGGCAGGTCGCGGCCGTGCTGTTCGGCCAGGGCGATGGCGGTTGCGGCCGCCAGCGGGATGCCTTTATAGGCCGGACCGAACAGCACATCGAAGGAGATGCCGCTGTCGACCACCGCGCTGGCGTAGAAACGCCCCAGCTGGGCCAGCGCCACGCCCGTGTTGAACAGGCCGGCGTTGAAGAAATAGGGACTGGTGCGCCCGGATTTGAGGGTGAATTCGCCGAAGCGCAGTACGCCGCGCTCGATGGCGAAGCGGATGAAATCGCGTTGATATGCCTGCATAGGAGAGAACCGGCCGGTATGAATTTAGCTAAACCGTTTGAGCTCGGGTATCATACACACACGTGATTTTGGGGGCCATTTATGCGGATCATCAGTGTGAACGTGAATGGTATTCAGGCTGCAGCCGAGCGTGGATTGCTCAGTTGGCTGCAAGCCCAGAATGCCGACGTGATCTGCTTGCAGGATACCCGCGCCTCCGCTTTCGATCTGGATGACCCGTCCTATCAACTGGACGGCTACTTCCTGTACGCCTGCGATGCCGAAGTGCCCAGTCAGGGTGGCGTCGCAATCTATAGCCGTCTGCAACCCAAGGCCGTCATAAGCGGGCTGGGTTTCGAGATGGCCGATCGTTACGGGCGCTACCTGCAAGCCGATTTCGATAAGGTGAGTATTGCCACTCTCCTGCTGCCTACCGGGCAGGAAGGGGACGAGAACCTGAACCACAAGTTCAAGTTCATGGACGATTTCGCCCAGTACCTGAACAAGCAGCGCCGCAAGCGCCGCGAATACATCTATTGCGGCTCGCTGTACGTCGCGCACCAGAAGCTGGACGTGAAGAACTGGCGCGAATGCCAGCAGATGCCCGGCTTCATGGCGCCGGAGCGTGGCTGGATGGATGAAGTGTTCGGCACCATGGGCTATGTCGATGCCCTGCGCGAGGTCAATCGCGAAGGCGACCAGTACAGCTGGTGGCCGGACAGCGAGCAGGCCGAGATGCTCAACCTGGGCTGGCGCTTCGACTACCAGGTGCTGACCCCGGGCCTGCGCCGCTTCGTGCGCAGCGCCAAGCTGCCGCGCCAGCCGCGCTTCTCCCAGCATGCGCCGCTGATCGTGGACTACGACTGGGCGCTCAGCATCTGACGCCCATTTCGTACGCTGCATCCGATGCAGCCAGAAAAAAGCCGGCTCCGAGCCGGCTTTTTCATGTCCGCGGGGCGGTTACTTGATCGGACGCCAGGTGAAGGGGTAGCGGTACTCGACCCCTTCATTGGCCTTGATCCCGGCAATGATGGTCAGGACCAGCGCACCGACGCTGACCAGGCCCAGCAGGAAGAAGCCGACCACCACCAGCATCAGCAGGCAACTGACCACGATCGCCAGGCTCACGGTGATCTGGAAGTTCATTGCCTCCTTGCCCTGACGGTCCACGAACGGGTCCGACTCACGCTTGATCTGCCAGACGATCAGCGGCCCGATCAGGTTGCCGAAGGGAAAGACCAGGCACAGGAAGGCAGCGAAATGGCAGAACATCGCCCATTGCCGGGCTTCGCGGCCCGGTTCGCTGTGTTGTACCGGCAGTTCTTCGCTCATCCTCTCACTCCTTGCACGTGAAGATCGGGCGGGTACGCCGTTCGTCGGCTCAGTCGGCTCAGTCGGCTCAGTCGGCCAGTGCGGCGCGCTGCAGTTCGAACAGTTCGCGCAGGCCCTGCTGCGCCAGTTCCAGCATGGCATTCAGCTCAGCCGGCTGGAAGGGCACGCCTTCCGCGGTACCCTGAACTTCGATGAAACCGCCGGCATCGGTCATGACCACGTTCAGGTCGGTCTCGGCGGCGGAGTCTTCCAGGTAGTCCAGGTCCAGCACCGGCTCGCCCTGGTACATGCCCACGGATACGGCGGCGACCATCTGCTTGAGCGGGTTGCCCTTGAGCGCGCCACGCTTCTTCAGCACGGCCAGCGCGTCGATCAGCGCCACGGTGGCGCCGGTGATCGAGGCAGTGCGGGTGCCGCCGTCGGCCTGGATCACATCGCAGTCGATGTACAGGGTGTTCTCGCCCAGCTTGGTCAGGTCCAGCGCGGCGCGCAGGGAGCGGCCGATCAGGCGCTGGATTTCCAGGGTGCGGCCACCCTGCTTGCCACGCGAGGCTTCGCGCTGGTTACGCTCGCCAGTGGAGCGCGGCAGCATGCCGTATTCGGCGGTCAGCCAACCCTGGCCCTGGCCCTTGAGGAAGCGCGGCACACCGGATTCGGCGCTGACGGTGCAGATCACCTTGGTATCGCCGAACTCGACCAGCACGGAGCCCTCGGCGTGCTTGGTGTAATGGCGGGTGATACGGATCGGGCGCAGTTGGTCGGCGGCGCGGCCACTGGGACGGTTCATGGAGGCATCCTGTACAGAGTTGCTGGCGGGGGAATGACCGCCATTATAGAGGCCAGCGGACGGACGCAACCACCGCCGGCGTGCGGCTGTGCGCCACGCTGGGGTACAA of the Pseudomonas sp. PSE14 genome contains:
- the pyrE gene encoding orotate phosphoribosyltransferase, which produces MQAYQRDFIRFAIERGVLRFGEFTLKSGRTSPYFFNAGLFNTGVALAQLGRFYASAVVDSGISFDVLFGPAYKGIPLAAATAIALAEQHGRDLPWCFNRKEAKDHGEGGTLVGAPLTGRALIIDDVITAGTAIREVMQIIDAQGAQAAGVLIALNRQERGKGELSAIQEVERDFSIPVVSIVSLEQVLEYLAGDAQLKQHLAAVEAYRAQYGI
- the coaBC gene encoding bifunctional phosphopantothenoylcysteine decarboxylase/phosphopantothenate--cysteine ligase CoaBC, whose product is MQRLYRKRIVLGVGGGIAAYKSAELVRRLRDQGAEVRVVMTQGGREFITPLTLQALSGHPVHLDLLDPAAEAAMGHIELARWADLVLIAPATADLMARLAQGIANDLLTTLVLATDAQIALAPAMNQAMWRDPATQVNAELLRSRGLHFFGPAAGSQACGDVGPGRMLEAEELAQRAADCFEFKDLTGQHVLITAGPTQENIDPVRYITNHSSGKMGFALAEAAAEAGARVTLVTGPVHLPTPDRVNRVDVVSARDMLAACEAAMPADILIAAAAVADYRPEVVASQKLKKDPTKGDGLLLQLVRNPDILATLAQRSDRPFSVGFAAETENLLEYASRKLKDKNLDLIVANDVANPSIGFNSEENAITVIDRGLHETAFAQTSKGKIARQLIAFIADRTKRH
- a CDS encoding exodeoxyribonuclease III codes for the protein MRIISVNVNGIQAAAERGLLSWLQAQNADVICLQDTRASAFDLDDPSYQLDGYFLYACDAEVPSQGGVAIYSRLQPKAVISGLGFEMADRYGRYLQADFDKVSIATLLLPTGQEGDENLNHKFKFMDDFAQYLNKQRRKRREYIYCGSLYVAHQKLDVKNWRECQQMPGFMAPERGWMDEVFGTMGYVDALREVNREGDQYSWWPDSEQAEMLNLGWRFDYQVLTPGLRRFVRSAKLPRQPRFSQHAPLIVDYDWALSI
- a CDS encoding DUF4124 domain-containing protein, producing the protein MLATQALAVEPKGSSVELYRYVDDKGGIVIDRQGVPSEYIGKGYEVLNDQGRVIRVVPPAPTPAEIQQRKADAARANSDAQLLRLYTSVKDVDLARDRKLTELDALSSVSKGNLQALKSQHATLQARAADQERAGRQVPAELEAQLSDLRDEEKRLEQDINRYQQLREQAIASFAADRARVAQLLGASH
- the argB gene encoding acetylglutamate kinase, which codes for MTQSRDDAAQVARVLAEALPYIRRFVGKTLVIKYGGNAMETDELKNSFARDVVLMKAVGINPVVVHGGGPQIGDLLSRLSIESHFIDGMRVTDAQTMDVVEMVLGGQVNKDIVNLINRHGGSAIGLTGKDAELIRAKKLTVTRQTPEMTTPEIIDIGHVGEVTGVNVDLLNMLVQGDFIPVIAPIGVGANGESYNINADLVAGKVAEALKAEKLMLLTNIAGLMDKQGQVLTGLTTEQVNALIADGTIYGGMLPKIRCALEAVQGGVTSAHIIDGRVPNAVLLEIFTDSGVGTLITNRKHH
- a CDS encoding thioesterase family protein, with amino-acid sequence MAASPVSRNDFSFFHGLRVRWSEVDPQGIVFNGNYLTYADVATTEYYRHLGVSYPADLLRGGGDLFAVKTTLEYLAPAHFDDWLELGVRVSRLGRSSLTFQLGIWCDEQLLTLGELIYAYAGEDRTSQPLPDWLRGKINEFERCTPQQ
- the dut gene encoding dUTP diphosphatase, which produces MHSLQAKILDPRLGNEFPLPQYATPGSAGLDLRAMLKEDLVLEPGQTVLIPSGLSIYIADPGLAAMILPRSGLGHKHGIVLGNLVGLIDSDYQGELMVSCWNRGQSAFNIAVGERIAQLVLVPVVQAHFELVETFDETQRGAGGFGHSGSH
- a CDS encoding DUF4870 domain-containing protein, with protein sequence MSEELPVQHSEPGREARQWAMFCHFAAFLCLVFPFGNLIGPLIVWQIKRESDPFVDRQGKEAMNFQITVSLAIVVSCLLMLVVVGFFLLGLVSVGALVLTIIAGIKANEGVEYRYPFTWRPIK
- the rph gene encoding ribonuclease PH translates to MNRPSGRAADQLRPIRITRHYTKHAEGSVLVEFGDTKVICTVSAESGVPRFLKGQGQGWLTAEYGMLPRSTGERNQREASRGKQGGRTLEIQRLIGRSLRAALDLTKLGENTLYIDCDVIQADGGTRTASITGATVALIDALAVLKKRGALKGNPLKQMVAAVSVGMYQGEPVLDLDYLEDSAAETDLNVVMTDAGGFIEVQGTAEGVPFQPAELNAMLELAQQGLRELFELQRAALAD
- a CDS encoding phosphomannomutase/phosphoglucomutase, producing the protein MKLFQRTAKDAGDLPEIVPAGKASKRAPAAAKVDLKPLVPAIGATAAGVAAAGALLWFSLFGSAEQVHRQQLASAWSENQAGALRQSLNQLAADSRTIAGNPELLPTLQSNDPTRIAALEKALAQWRLDGLVDVHLNANGQAAQDSQRPGPLNYAVLDMLHRVESGQVVAPEAYKVGQRWLLYSATALRAADNSIQGSLLLVFDLQRLLNGLPSMPADVGQLQLAQQFGNSPAQVLLQSGQAADAPAQPLSSGNPNWKLSFTAGPALVAPLYSPVLLGLAALLALAGSLLGAYLAQSGLQRRVNKDAQTLGQFAQELAGQRTAKVPELSLPSLQAVAQALARQPRRKAETPGASSADAPAQPAPVATPARAPAAATETPLVDPQFQSTDILDIDILDEDQDLLGLEQTTAMSTPKAPQLPASIFRAYDIRGVVGDTLTAETAYWVGRAIGSESLARGEPNVSVGRDGRLSGPELVQQLIQGLLDCGCNVTDIGMVPTPVLYYAANVLEGKSGVMLTGSHNPPNYNGFKIVVAGETLANEQIQALRERIEKNDLATGVGSVQQLDILPRYFQQIRDDIAVAKPLKVVVDCGNGVAGVIAPQLIEALGCTVIPLYCDVDGTFPNHHPDPGKPENLEDLIAKVKETGADIGLAFDGDGDRVGVVTNEGTIIYPDRLLMLFAKDVVSRNPGADIIFDVKCTRRLISLISGYGGRPVMWKTGHSLIKKKMKETGALLAGEMSGHIFFKERWFGFDDGIYSAARLLEIISQDKRDAERVFSAFPLDISTPEINITVTDEGKFALIEALQARGQWGEANLTTLDGVRVDYPKGWGLVRASNTTPVLVLRFEADTQDELERIKDVFRTQLKAVDPALSLPF